In a single window of the Denitromonas sp. genome:
- a CDS encoding recombinase family protein — MQVARIYLRVSTDGQDLSRQDAIVESTKAAGYYVAGIYREKASGARADRPELLRMIGDLQPGEVVVAEKIDRISRLPLAEAERLVASIRAKGARLAVPGVVDLSDLAAEAQGVAKVVLEAVQDLLLKLALQVARDDYEDRRERQRQGVELAKRAGKYNGRRADATMHKRIIALRSSGRPISETATLAGCSESQVKRVWAKHQQRLAEQQHSPETATTTTEAAA; from the coding sequence ATGCAAGTTGCGCGGATCTACCTTCGCGTGAGCACGGACGGGCAGGATCTGAGCCGACAGGATGCGATCGTGGAGAGCACGAAGGCGGCCGGCTACTACGTCGCCGGCATCTACCGCGAGAAGGCGTCAGGCGCTCGCGCGGATCGGCCCGAGCTGCTGCGCATGATCGGCGACCTGCAGCCCGGCGAGGTCGTTGTCGCCGAGAAGATCGACCGCATCAGCCGCTTGCCGCTCGCTGAGGCCGAGCGCCTGGTCGCCTCGATCCGCGCGAAGGGTGCGCGGCTCGCGGTGCCCGGGGTGGTGGATCTGTCCGATCTCGCAGCCGAGGCGCAAGGGGTGGCCAAGGTTGTGCTCGAGGCGGTGCAGGATCTGCTGCTCAAACTCGCTCTGCAGGTTGCGCGCGATGACTACGAGGACCGGCGCGAGCGCCAGCGCCAGGGCGTGGAGCTCGCCAAGCGGGCCGGCAAGTACAACGGCCGGCGTGCCGACGCGACGATGCACAAGCGCATCATCGCGCTGCGCAGCAGCGGGCGGCCGATCTCCGAGACGGCCACCCTTGCCGGCTGCAGCGAGAGCCAGGTCAAGCGAGTATGGGCCAAGCACCAGCAGCGCCTGGCCGAGCAACAGCACTCCCCTGAAACCGCAACGACCACCACCGAGGCCGCCGCATGA